One Triticum dicoccoides isolate Atlit2015 ecotype Zavitan chromosome 5B, WEW_v2.0, whole genome shotgun sequence genomic window carries:
- the LOC119310805 gene encoding tonoplast dicarboxylate transporter-like, which produces MDPRCGGHWESSSEDVTRSLLPLHDITTDGGAHRSSCSPLVASLLANRYLSIAAGPLAAALICALVDLGPGHAAARNMLGVLAWVFIWWITDAVPLAVASMAPLFLFPVFGVSSADAVAKAYMDDVISLVLGSFILALAIEHYNIHRRLALNITALFCGDPVKPALLLLGICGTTMFISMWIHNTPCTVMMMPVATGILQRFPGEAAAGADAREFRRFSKAVVLGVVYASAIGGMATLTGTGANIILVGMWSTYFPEQEPITFSSWMSFGLPMSLLLFAALWATLCLMYCSNNTGRALSAYLDRTHLRRELSLLGPMAFAEKMVLAVFGGLIVLWMTRSLTDDIPGWSVLFHGNVGDGTVTIMMATLLFIIPSGKGDGEKLMDWAKCRRLQWHIVLLLGAGFAIADGFKASGLTDILAGWLGFLRGAPALAVAPVACVFSGLLTEFTSDDATTTLVLPLLAELGRSIGVHPLLLMVPGAVGAQLSYLLPTGSPGNSVGFSTGYVTIKDMVVTGMPIKIVGVAALTVLLPTLGVAVFGMDQKV; this is translated from the exons ATGGACCCGCGGTGCGGCGGCCACTGGGAGAGCTCGTCGGAGGACGTCACGAGGTCGCTGCTGCCCCTGCACGACATCACGACGGACGGCGGGGCCCACCGCTCCTCCTGCTCGCCGCTCGTCGCGTCGCTGCTCGCCAACAGGTACCTGTCGATCGCGGCCGGCCCGCTGGCCGCCGCGCTGATCTGCGCGCTGGTCGATCTCGGCCCCGGGCACGCCGCGGCGCGGAACATGCTCGGCGTGCTGGCGTGGGTGTTCATCTGGTGGATCACCGACGCCGTGCCGCTCGCCGTCGCGTCCATGGCGCCGCTCTTCCTCTTCCCCGTCTTCGGCGTCTCCTCCGCCGACGCCGTCGCCAAGGCCTACATGGACGACGTCATCTCCCTCGTCCTCGGCAGCTTCATCCTCGCCCTCGCCATCGAGCACTACAACATCCACCGCCGCCTGGCGCTCAAC ATCACGGCGCTCTTCTGCGGGGACCCGGTGAAGccggcgctgctgctgctgggcaTCTGCGGCACCACCATGTTCATCAGCATGTGGATCCACAACACGCCGTGCACCGTCATGATGATGCCGGTGGCCACGGGTATCCTGCAGAGGTTCCCCGGCGAGGCGGCCGCCGGCGCCGACGCCCGCGAGTTCAGGCGGTTCTCCAAGGCGGTGGTGCTCGGCGTCGTGTACGCGTCGGCGATCGGTGGGATGGCCACGCTCACGGGCACGGGCGCCAACATCATCCTGGTGGGGATGTGGTCCACCTACTTCCCGGAGCAGGAgcccatcaccttcagctcctggATGTCCTTCGGCCTCCCCATGTCGCTCCTACTCTTCGCGGCGCTCTGGGCCACGCTCTGCCTCATGTACTGCTCCAACAACACCGGGAGGGCACTCTCCGCTTACCTTGACCGCACCCATCTCAGGAGGGAGCTCAGCTTGCTTG GTCCAATGGCTTTTGCAGAGAAGATGGTTCTTGCCGTTTTCGGG GGCCTGATTGTTCTTTGGATGACGAGGAGCCTGACGGACGACATCCCTGGGTGGTCAGTCCTCTTCCACGGCAATGTCGGGGACGGAACAGTAACT ATCATGATGGCGACGCTGCTCTTCATAATCCCCAGCGGCAAGGGCGACGGCGAGAAGCTCATGGACTGGGCCAAGTGCCGGCGGCTGCAGTGGCACATCGTCCTGCTCCTCGGCGCCGGCTTCGCCATCGCCGACGGGTTCAAGGCGAGCGGCCTGACGGACATCCTCGCCGGGTGGCTGGGCTTCCTGCGGGGCGCGCCGGCGCTGGCCGTCGCGCCCGTGGCGTGCGTCTTCAGCGGCCTCCTCACGGAGTTCACCTCCGACGACGCCACCACCACGCTGGTGCTGCCGCTGCTGGCGGAGCTGGGCAGGAGCATCGGCGTGCACCCGCTGCTGCTCATGGTGCCCGGCGCCGTCGGCGCGCAGCTCTCCTACCTGCTGCCCACCGGGTCGCCCGGCAACTCCGTCGGGTTCAGCACCGGCTACGTCACCATCAAGGACATGGTGGTCACCGGCATGCCCATCAAAATCGTCGGCGTCGCGGCTCTCACGGTCCTGTTGCCAACGCTTG GTGTTGCGGTCTTTGGCATGGACCAGAAGGTATAG